A single genomic interval of Croceibacter atlanticus HTCC2559 harbors:
- a CDS encoding glycosyltransferase family 2 protein produces the protein MTIPKLSVIISTYNKPKDLSLVLHGYLEQTEKDFEIIIADDGSTEETQQMLAKFSEKHNIKIYHVWHKDQGFQKTKILNKAILQSNSNYLLFTDGDCLPRKDLVKKHIELRRDKHFLSGSYYKLNEQVSETITIPIIKEQSCFNAKWLKSKGQDVTFKINKLTSFGFKEWFLNTFTTTKATWDGCNVSGWKKDILAVNGFDERMQYGGEDRELGERLVNYGVQPIQARYSLVCVHLHHDRPYKNDEAFKANLLIRSQTKKQRIIKTKYGINS, from the coding sequence ATGACAATACCCAAGCTTTCAGTAATCATAAGTACCTATAATAAGCCAAAAGATCTTTCTTTAGTGCTACACGGTTATTTAGAACAAACTGAAAAAGATTTTGAAATCATAATAGCAGATGATGGCTCCACAGAAGAGACACAGCAAATGCTAGCTAAATTTTCTGAAAAGCATAATATTAAGATTTATCACGTTTGGCATAAGGACCAAGGATTTCAGAAAACTAAAATTTTAAATAAAGCTATACTGCAGTCAAACTCAAACTATCTGCTATTTACAGATGGTGATTGTTTACCTAGAAAAGACCTTGTTAAAAAACATATTGAGTTAAGAAGAGATAAGCACTTTTTATCTGGAAGTTATTATAAGCTTAATGAACAAGTCTCAGAAACTATTACAATTCCTATAATAAAAGAACAGTCTTGTTTTAATGCAAAATGGTTAAAAAGTAAAGGGCAAGATGTGACCTTTAAAATAAATAAACTTACGTCATTTGGATTTAAGGAATGGTTTTTAAATACCTTCACTACTACAAAAGCAACTTGGGATGGCTGTAATGTTTCTGGTTGGAAAAAAGATATTTTAGCGGTTAATGGTTTTGATGAGCGTATGCAATATGGTGGTGAAGATAGAGAGTTGGGTGAGCGATTGGTAAATTATGGAGTGCAACCAATACAGGCTAGATATAGCCTTGTTTGCGTTCATCTTCATCACGATCGTCCCTATAAGAATGATGAAGCTTTTAAAGCAAATTTGCTAATACGAAGCCAGACCAAAAAACAACGAATTATTAAAACCAAATACGGTATAAACAGTTAG
- a CDS encoding cytidylyltransferase domain-containing protein: MRHVGLIPLKTHSATIPNKNRKKMLGRPLFCWILTEAIYSKLDLVVVATNDEWITNFIATHYQWTDKVKVINRSKASEEGSLENAAIEFLENTSEQFDSLSLLLATNPFTRSKDINKCLEAIVDGNSSAVTVANTLNSIWNSNGEAINDNEGFQIENSGVFSTTVNNLKNNKSLLTGTVATVEMPKHATATLSNFNDWQLAELSLANLLISNKENKKIKYLVLDVDGVFTDGGVYYDENGEMAKRFDMRDGMGLEIMREHNIQVVIMTSEDSKLVRKRMEKLKLKHLFLGAKDKYSLLENFIQTQQISRSEIAYVGDDVNDLANLCSVGWSFAPKNATNQVLPLVDVVLSKDSGNGAIREATEFLLQYNNRQFKA, encoded by the coding sequence ATGCGACATGTTGGGTTAATACCGTTAAAAACGCATTCGGCTACCATTCCAAATAAGAACAGAAAGAAAATGTTGGGCAGACCACTTTTCTGCTGGATTCTTACTGAAGCTATTTACTCCAAATTAGACCTTGTTGTTGTAGCCACAAATGATGAGTGGATTACAAATTTTATAGCAACTCACTACCAATGGACAGATAAAGTAAAAGTTATAAACAGAAGTAAAGCCAGTGAAGAAGGTTCATTAGAAAATGCTGCAATAGAGTTTCTTGAAAATACTTCTGAGCAGTTTGATAGTTTAAGCCTTTTACTTGCCACTAACCCATTTACAAGATCTAAGGACATTAATAAATGTTTAGAAGCCATTGTAGACGGGAATTCTTCTGCAGTAACCGTTGCTAATACTTTAAACTCAATATGGAACTCTAATGGAGAAGCTATAAATGACAATGAAGGCTTTCAAATTGAAAACTCGGGTGTATTCTCAACTACTGTAAACAACCTGAAAAACAACAAATCTCTTTTAACAGGTACTGTTGCTACAGTAGAAATGCCTAAACACGCAACAGCTACACTTTCTAACTTTAATGATTGGCAATTGGCAGAGCTTAGTCTTGCTAATTTATTAATCTCTAATAAAGAAAATAAAAAGATTAAATACCTTGTATTAGATGTAGATGGTGTTTTTACAGATGGCGGTGTTTACTATGATGAAAATGGAGAAATGGCAAAACGTTTTGATATGCGAGATGGTATGGGATTAGAGATAATGAGAGAACACAATATTCAAGTTGTCATTATGACTAGCGAAGACTCTAAACTTGTAAGAAAGCGTATGGAAAAATTAAAACTTAAACATCTCTTTTTAGGTGCAAAAGACAAATACTCTTTATTAGAAAATTTTATACAAACACAACAAATAAGCAGATCTGAGATAGCCTATGTAGGAGATGATGTAAACGATCTAGCAAACCTATGTTCTGTAGGTTGGTCTTTTGCACCTAAAAATGCAACAAACCAAGTATTACCTTTGGTAGATGTTGTCCTTTCTAAAGATTCTGGAAACGGTGCAATTAGAGAAGCTACAGAATTTTTATTACAATATAACAACCGTCAATTTAAAGCCTAA
- a CDS encoding Hsp20/alpha crystallin family protein, with translation MTLTKRTVDNNWLPSMIDDMFKTDWLGGTSNVNNIGVSIPAVNIMESDDDFSVLVAAPGKTKEDFNIELDNDVLTISSEAKEVKDNTSEDGKFTRKEFSYNSFKRAFSLPETINNQNISATYEQGVLTITLPKKEESKVQAKRMIEIS, from the coding sequence ATGACACTTACAAAAAGAACAGTAGACAACAATTGGTTACCATCTATGATAGATGATATGTTTAAAACAGATTGGCTAGGTGGCACAAGCAATGTAAATAACATTGGTGTAAGCATTCCTGCAGTAAACATTATGGAGAGCGATGACGATTTTTCTGTATTAGTTGCTGCGCCAGGAAAAACTAAGGAAGATTTTAATATTGAGTTAGATAATGATGTTCTAACCATTTCTTCTGAAGCCAAAGAAGTTAAAGACAACACTAGTGAAGATGGCAAGTTTACCAGAAAAGAATTTAGCTACAACAGTTTTAAAAGAGCATTTAGCCTACCAGAGACTATAAATAATCAAAACATCTCTGCTACTTACGAGCAAGGCGTTTTAACGATTACATTACCTAAAAAAGAGGAGTCTAAGGTACAGGCAAAACGTATGATAGAGATATCATAA
- a CDS encoding glycosyltransferase, with translation MKKHPYSATILINAHHDMSWLEKTLWSYSCQTYKDFEIIIANSFSLSSEIENLIFQFKKESDIALKQIVPSKKLLASQVLNAAIVNSQSNYIIMVEGYCVAKSDFVEQHMALRKEGYFLSGGTFKLPKNISAEITKEDILTQNCFDKKWLRTKGLKRFFKTQKLTARGIQAKILNKVVPTNATWNVHNSSGWKKDLLAINGVDERMVNGDQGREMGERLINNGIKSKQIRYSATCLKLSPINSKVTQDAFDLNMKIRIETKKNNKTKTDFGIK, from the coding sequence ATGAAGAAACATCCTTACAGTGCTACGATTTTAATTAATGCTCACCACGATATGTCCTGGTTGGAAAAAACATTGTGGAGTTATAGCTGCCAAACTTATAAAGATTTTGAAATAATTATAGCGAACTCTTTTAGTCTTTCTTCTGAAATTGAAAATCTTATCTTTCAGTTTAAAAAGGAAAGTGATATTGCTTTAAAACAGATAGTGCCATCAAAAAAACTTTTGGCTTCTCAGGTTTTAAATGCAGCTATTGTAAATAGTCAATCTAACTATATCATTATGGTTGAGGGTTATTGTGTGGCAAAATCAGATTTTGTTGAGCAGCATATGGCGCTAAGAAAAGAAGGTTATTTTCTTTCTGGAGGAACGTTTAAATTACCTAAAAATATTTCAGCAGAAATTACCAAAGAAGATATACTAACTCAAAATTGTTTTGATAAAAAGTGGTTGAGAACTAAAGGCTTAAAGCGATTTTTTAAGACACAAAAACTTACTGCTAGAGGAATTCAGGCTAAGATATTAAACAAAGTAGTTCCTACAAACGCTACTTGGAATGTACATAATTCTAGCGGATGGAAAAAAGACCTATTAGCAATTAACGGCGTAGATGAACGTATGGTTAATGGTGATCAAGGAAGGGAAATGGGTGAGCGTTTAATTAATAATGGTATTAAATCTAAACAAATTAGGTATTCCGCTACGTGTTTAAAACTATCTCCTATAAACTCTAAAGTAACACAAGATGCTTTCGATTTAAATATGAAAATACGTATTGAGACTAAAAAAAATAATAAAACAAAGACAGATTTCGGAATTAAATAA
- a CDS encoding glycosyltransferase family 2 protein, with protein MIKLSAVIITFNEALNIERCLKSLIPVVDEIVVVDSFSTDNTKEICLNYNVTFIEQEFLGYIQQKNFALTKTSSNYVVSLDGDEALSDTLQKSILKLKSNWQKDGYYIKRYNNFCGQWINHSGWYPDKKLRVFDKTKGSWQGINPHDSYKLSDNCSSGSLDGDILHWNYKTYSEFNLSTEKFSTISASSYFELGKKAPLWKIILKPTWAFFNAYIIRLGILDGFNGFVIAVQTANITFLKYIKLRELINLKQ; from the coding sequence ATGATTAAACTTTCTGCAGTCATAATTACATTTAACGAGGCGCTTAATATTGAGCGTTGCTTAAAATCTCTTATTCCTGTAGTTGATGAAATTGTGGTTGTAGATTCATTCTCAACAGATAATACTAAAGAGATTTGTTTAAACTACAATGTTACCTTTATTGAGCAAGAGTTTTTAGGATACATACAACAAAAGAATTTTGCGCTTACTAAAACCTCTTCAAACTATGTGGTGTCTTTAGATGGTGATGAGGCATTGTCTGATACTCTTCAAAAATCAATATTAAAATTAAAATCTAACTGGCAGAAAGATGGTTATTACATTAAGCGTTACAACAATTTTTGCGGGCAATGGATTAATCATTCTGGCTGGTACCCAGATAAGAAACTAAGGGTTTTTGACAAAACTAAAGGTTCTTGGCAAGGTATAAATCCTCACGATTCTTATAAACTTTCTGATAATTGTAGCTCAGGAAGTTTAGATGGAGACATATTACATTGGAACTATAAAACCTACTCCGAATTTAATCTAAGTACAGAGAAATTTTCTACAATTTCTGCATCTTCATACTTCGAATTAGGAAAAAAAGCACCGTTGTGGAAAATTATACTTAAGCCTACTTGGGCGTTTTTTAATGCCTATATAATTAGACTCGGAATTCTAGATGGCTTTAACGGTTTTGTAATCGCTGTACAAACAGCAAACATCACATTCCTTAAGTACATTAAATTGAGGGAACTCATCAATTTAAAACAATAG
- the ruvX gene encoding Holliday junction resolvase RuvX, whose product MARILAIDYGAKRTGIAVTDELKLIASGLTTVRTHDLESFLKDYFEKEKVELVLIGEPKQVDGTHSENEERIIHFINRFKKVFPTMQFERVDERFTSKMAFQTMIDSGLKKKQRQNKALVDEISATIILQTYLYR is encoded by the coding sequence ATGGCGCGCATTTTAGCAATAGACTATGGAGCTAAACGTACAGGAATAGCGGTTACAGACGAGCTTAAGCTAATAGCCTCTGGACTTACAACTGTAAGAACACACGACCTCGAGAGTTTTTTAAAAGACTATTTTGAAAAAGAAAAGGTAGAGCTTGTACTTATTGGAGAGCCTAAACAAGTAGATGGTACTCATTCTGAAAACGAGGAACGTATCATTCATTTTATAAACAGGTTTAAAAAAGTTTTCCCTACAATGCAGTTTGAGCGAGTAGATGAAAGATTTACTTCAAAAATGGCGTTCCAGACTATGATTGATAGTGGCTTGAAAAAAAAGCAACGACAAAATAAAGCACTTGTAGACGAAATTAGTGCTACCATTATTTTACAAACCTATCTTTACAGATAA
- a CDS encoding DUF2254 domain-containing protein, whose translation MKQLFNRLISFFNTIESKIAFYPTLLAFFGFNFAFLMLFLEKKGISRTLIEKIPQLLVEDGDTALTIISACIGGLISMMVFSFSMVMLLLSQASSNFSPRLLPGLISDKVHQIILGIYLATILYSIFILFAIEPSGDKYDLPGIAILLSIIFTIVCICAFIFFIHNISQSIQINNILENIFILAKGRILKLIDAEHDKGELPDFEDTEDWYEYNIKESGYFQNIAMNNLLDHCEENDNRLHILPVKGIFVLNNIPAFKSKNELTDEEADDIRANFNFSRGELIADNYALAFKQITEIIVKAMSPGINDPGTALNAIDYLTELFALRMRKRDETIITKDETPLVKLNTIDLEELLYQVMASIRTYCKQDITVVQKLFLMFEYLKIQPTPHKDYDEIINKEALTLLEDSQRAIVNERDIAHLNKLAEKFKS comes from the coding sequence ATGAAACAACTCTTTAACCGGCTAATTTCTTTCTTTAATACTATTGAAAGTAAGATTGCTTTTTATCCCACATTGTTAGCCTTCTTTGGTTTTAACTTTGCCTTCCTAATGTTATTCCTAGAAAAGAAAGGAATTTCAAGAACACTAATTGAGAAAATCCCACAGTTATTAGTTGAAGATGGAGATACCGCATTAACTATTATAAGTGCGTGTATTGGTGGATTAATTTCTATGATGGTGTTTAGCTTTTCAATGGTTATGCTTTTGCTTAGTCAGGCTTCTAGTAATTTTTCGCCACGTTTATTGCCAGGACTAATCTCAGATAAAGTTCATCAGATAATTTTAGGTATTTACTTGGCAACCATTCTGTATAGCATCTTTATTTTGTTTGCCATAGAGCCTTCTGGAGATAAATATGATTTGCCTGGAATAGCTATTTTGTTGTCCATCATATTTACTATTGTTTGTATCTGCGCATTTATCTTCTTTATTCACAATATCTCTCAAAGTATTCAAATAAATAATATACTTGAAAACATCTTCATCCTAGCTAAAGGCAGAATATTAAAACTGATTGATGCAGAACATGATAAAGGGGAACTACCAGATTTTGAAGACACAGAAGACTGGTATGAATATAATATTAAGGAAAGTGGTTATTTTCAAAACATAGCAATGAATAATCTACTAGATCACTGTGAAGAGAACGATAACCGGCTTCATATTCTTCCTGTTAAAGGTATTTTTGTGTTAAATAACATTCCAGCTTTTAAAAGTAAAAATGAACTTACCGATGAAGAGGCAGATGATATAAGAGCGAATTTTAATTTTTCTAGAGGAGAGTTAATTGCAGATAATTATGCCTTGGCGTTTAAACAAATTACAGAGATTATTGTAAAAGCAATGTCTCCTGGAATTAATGATCCTGGAACAGCACTTAATGCTATAGATTATCTTACTGAGTTGTTTGCATTACGTATGCGAAAGCGAGATGAAACAATAATAACAAAAGATGAAACACCACTCGTAAAGTTAAATACTATTGATTTAGAAGAGTTGTTGTATCAAGTTATGGCATCTATAAGAACGTATTGCAAACAAGATATTACTGTAGTGCAAAAGCTATTTTTAATGTTTGAGTATTTAAAAATTCAGCCAACACCACATAAGGATTATGATGAGATTATTAATAAAGAAGCTTTAACGCTATTGGAAGACTCCCAACGTGCTATTGTTAATGAACGAGATATTGCACATTTAAATAAACTTGCAGAAAAATTTAAATCATAA
- a CDS encoding CCA tRNA nucleotidyltransferase, with amino-acid sequence MPDTLQKNYKDALTHPVFKTIATASEELGLSSYVIGGFVRDFLLKRGNAKDIDVVTIGNGIALAKKVANLLPNKPKVKVFKTYGTAMLETGDIEVEFVGARKESYSEDSRNPSVEPGTLEDDQNRRDFTINALALSLNKENFGDILDPFNGIEDLANGVIKTPLNPDITYSDDPLRMLRAIRFASQLDFFIQEDSLNAITRNNERIKIITKERVVTEINKILLSTTPSKGFALLRKTELLPHILPELTALQGIDEKEGQRHKDNFWHTLEVVDNIAKHTDNLWLRWAALLHDIGKAPTKKFHKKIGWTFHGHEFVGSKMVYKLFKRLKMPLNDKMKFVQKMVLMSSRPIVISEDHVTDSAVRRLIFDAGDYIEDLMTLCEADITTKNPKRYRRYHRNFEVVRTKIKEVEERDHIRNFQPPVSGEEIMETFKIKPGREIGQIKESIKQAILDGKIPNEYEAAKAYMIEKGESLGLKAH; translated from the coding sequence ATGCCTGATACACTTCAAAAAAATTATAAAGACGCCTTAACACATCCCGTTTTTAAAACTATTGCAACAGCTTCTGAAGAATTGGGGCTTTCCTCTTATGTTATTGGAGGATTTGTAAGAGATTTTCTTTTAAAACGAGGTAATGCAAAAGATATAGATGTTGTAACCATTGGTAACGGCATAGCATTAGCTAAAAAAGTAGCTAACCTGCTACCCAACAAACCTAAGGTAAAAGTCTTTAAAACTTACGGTACCGCTATGTTAGAAACTGGCGATATAGAAGTTGAATTTGTTGGCGCAAGGAAAGAAAGTTATTCTGAAGATAGTAGAAATCCAAGTGTTGAGCCTGGCACTCTAGAAGACGACCAGAACCGAAGAGATTTTACCATAAACGCCTTGGCCTTAAGTTTAAACAAAGAGAACTTTGGTGACATTCTAGACCCATTTAATGGTATTGAAGATCTTGCTAATGGCGTTATTAAGACACCTTTAAATCCAGACATTACATATAGTGACGATCCTTTACGAATGTTACGAGCTATTAGGTTTGCCTCACAGTTAGACTTTTTCATTCAAGAAGACTCTTTAAATGCAATTACCAGAAATAATGAGCGTATAAAAATAATTACCAAAGAACGTGTTGTTACTGAGATTAATAAAATATTATTATCCACCACACCTTCTAAAGGTTTTGCTCTTCTTAGAAAAACAGAATTGCTACCACATATACTTCCTGAGCTAACAGCGTTACAAGGTATAGATGAGAAAGAAGGCCAACGCCATAAAGATAATTTTTGGCATACCTTGGAAGTTGTAGACAATATTGCTAAACATACCGACAACCTTTGGTTACGTTGGGCTGCTTTATTGCACGATATAGGAAAAGCACCTACAAAGAAATTTCATAAGAAAATTGGATGGACATTTCACGGTCACGAGTTTGTAGGCAGTAAAATGGTATACAAGCTATTTAAGCGCTTAAAGATGCCATTAAATGACAAAATGAAATTTGTCCAGAAAATGGTATTAATGAGCTCTCGTCCTATAGTAATTTCTGAAGACCATGTTACAGACAGTGCTGTTAGGCGTTTAATTTTTGATGCTGGAGACTACATTGAAGATTTAATGACATTATGTGAAGCAGATATTACAACCAAAAACCCTAAACGCTACAGGCGTTATCATAGGAATTTTGAAGTTGTACGAACTAAAATAAAAGAAGTAGAAGAACGTGACCATATTCGTAATTTTCAGCCTCCTGTTTCTGGAGAAGAAATTATGGAAACCTTTAAGATTAAGCCAGGTCGCGAAATAGGACAGATCAAGGAATCTATAAAGCAAGCCATTTTAGATGGTAAAATTCCTAATGAATATGAAGCTGCTAAAGCTTATATGATTGAAAAAGGCGAAAGCTTAGGACTTAAGGCACACTAG
- a CDS encoding L-threonylcarbamoyladenylate synthase yields MKEELNKCLNVLKKGGLILYPTDTIWGIGCDATNYDAVQKVFELKKRAESKALVCLVHDYKMLNQYIENIPEVAYDILKYAQKPTTIIYDKAKLVAENVVGEDESLAVRVAKDKFCNDLVKKFKRPLVSTSANISGKPSPKNFKEISDEILKGVDYVVNLHQNKNMAKPSAIIKLGSDGMVKVLRK; encoded by the coding sequence ATGAAAGAAGAACTAAATAAATGCCTTAACGTATTAAAAAAAGGAGGACTTATACTTTATCCTACAGATACTATTTGGGGAATTGGTTGCGATGCTACTAACTACGATGCTGTTCAAAAAGTGTTTGAACTAAAAAAGCGCGCAGAAAGCAAGGCTTTAGTATGTCTGGTTCATGACTATAAAATGCTTAACCAGTATATTGAGAATATTCCAGAAGTGGCTTATGACATTTTAAAATATGCTCAAAAGCCGACTACCATAATTTATGACAAAGCTAAATTAGTTGCAGAAAATGTTGTGGGAGAAGATGAAAGTTTAGCAGTAAGAGTTGCAAAAGATAAGTTTTGTAATGATTTGGTTAAGAAATTTAAACGCCCACTAGTATCTACTTCTGCAAATATTAGCGGCAAACCATCTCCAAAAAACTTTAAAGAGATAAGCGATGAAATTTTAAAAGGCGTTGACTATGTCGTAAATTTGCATCAGAATAAAAATATGGCGAAACCTTCTGCTATCATTAAGCTTGGTAGTGATGGTATGGTAAAAGTTTTACGTAAATAA
- a CDS encoding COX15/CtaA family protein: MYRTFLKISLILVYLVIIAGAVVRMTGSGMGCPDWPKCFGYYIPPTEEAELQFQPNRLYEEGQVIIVDESLRVASSDFTSGTTYNEENWSTYDRHDYAIFNPWHTWIEYVNRLLGALAGLAMLIMTALSFKYWKSEKHITIVTIVSLILMCIQGYLGAKVVYSLLAPVKITIHMVMALVIVAVLNYLVHATSTKRIAHFKRPFFQNLLIISIVFTLIQIILGTQVRQFVDNQIDIVGYTAKGLWLKDPTVSFYIHRTFSILVVLVNGMLWWQNRKLGYGFQKLNWVLILIGIEIISGIAMYYIDFPFGTQPLHLIIATVLFGVQSYILMESLKATKLPKIAKS; encoded by the coding sequence ATGTACAGAACATTTCTCAAAATATCACTTATTCTTGTTTACCTTGTAATTATTGCTGGAGCAGTAGTTCGTATGACTGGAAGCGGAATGGGTTGCCCAGATTGGCCAAAATGCTTTGGGTATTATATACCACCAACTGAAGAGGCAGAACTTCAGTTTCAACCAAACAGACTATACGAAGAAGGTCAGGTTATAATTGTCGATGAAAGCTTAAGGGTTGCCAGCTCAGATTTCACATCTGGAACTACTTACAACGAGGAGAACTGGTCTACTTACGATCGTCATGACTATGCTATTTTTAATCCTTGGCACACATGGATAGAGTATGTAAATCGACTTTTAGGTGCATTAGCAGGTCTTGCAATGCTTATTATGACTGCTTTATCCTTTAAGTATTGGAAATCTGAAAAGCACATTACCATAGTTACCATAGTATCACTAATCCTAATGTGCATACAAGGTTATTTAGGAGCAAAAGTTGTTTACTCATTATTAGCTCCAGTAAAAATTACCATCCATATGGTTATGGCATTAGTAATTGTTGCTGTTCTTAATTACCTGGTACACGCTACAAGCACTAAACGCATTGCTCATTTTAAAAGACCATTTTTTCAAAATTTACTAATTATTAGTATTGTATTCACTTTAATCCAAATCATCCTTGGCACACAAGTAAGACAATTTGTTGACAATCAAATAGACATAGTTGGCTATACAGCAAAGGGACTTTGGCTAAAAGATCCTACTGTTAGTTTTTATATACATCGTACATTTTCTATTCTTGTAGTTCTTGTAAATGGTATGTTATGGTGGCAAAATAGAAAACTAGGTTATGGTTTTCAAAAACTAAACTGGGTATTGATTTTAATTGGGATTGAGATTATATCTGGAATTGCAATGTATTATATAGATTTTCCATTTGGAACTCAGCCATTACACTTAATTATAGCAACTGTATTATTTGGAGTACAGAGTTATATCCTAATGGAGTCTTTAAAAGCCACTAAGCTTCCTAAGATTGCAAAGTCTTAA
- a CDS encoding 2,3,4,5-tetrahydropyridine-2,6-dicarboxylate N-succinyltransferase, which yields MTNLQQIIEHAWDNRDALTTTETQDAIRTVVNKLDLGELRCAEPTENGWQVNEWVKKAVVLYFPIQKMETMEAGIFEYHDKIPLKKGYKEKGIRVVPHAVARHGAYISKGVVMMPSYVNIGAYVDEGTMVDTWATVGSCAQIGKNVHLSGGVGIGGVLEPLQAAPVIIEDNAFIGSRCIVVEGVRVEKEAVLGANVVLTASTKIIDVTGDTPKETKGLVPARSVVIPGSYTKKFPAGEFQVPCALIIGTRKESTNKKTSLNDALREYNVAV from the coding sequence ATGACCAATCTTCAGCAAATAATAGAGCACGCTTGGGATAACAGAGATGCCTTGACCACTACAGAAACACAGGACGCTATAAGAACTGTGGTAAACAAATTAGATTTAGGAGAACTTCGCTGTGCAGAGCCAACAGAAAATGGCTGGCAAGTAAATGAATGGGTAAAGAAAGCTGTTGTGCTTTATTTTCCTATTCAGAAAATGGAAACTATGGAAGCTGGTATATTTGAATACCACGATAAAATTCCACTAAAAAAAGGGTATAAAGAAAAAGGAATTAGAGTTGTACCTCACGCTGTAGCAAGACATGGTGCATACATATCTAAAGGCGTTGTTATGATGCCTAGCTATGTAAATATCGGAGCTTATGTAGATGAAGGCACAATGGTAGATACTTGGGCAACAGTAGGAAGCTGTGCTCAAATTGGTAAAAATGTACACCTTAGCGGTGGCGTTGGTATTGGCGGTGTTTTAGAGCCACTACAAGCCGCTCCAGTAATTATTGAAGATAACGCATTTATAGGGTCTCGTTGTATTGTAGTTGAAGGTGTTAGAGTAGAAAAAGAAGCTGTCCTTGGTGCAAACGTAGTATTAACAGCATCTACTAAAATTATCGATGTTACCGGAGATACTCCTAAAGAAACTAAGGGTTTAGTACCTGCAAGATCTGTAGTGATTCCTGGAAGTTATACCAAAAAATTTCCAGCAGGAGAGTTTCAGGTTCCTTGCGCATTAATTATTGGAACAAGAAAAGAGAGCACTAACAAAAAGACATCTTTAAACGATGCTCTACGTGAATATAATGTAGCTGTTTAG
- a CDS encoding glycosyltransferase family 9 protein, with amino-acid sequence MKVLIIQKKMIGDVLTTSILFEALKKEFPKAQLHYLVMKHTTPVIKNNPFIDRVFIIDNDKDSSITKILKTEGYDIIVDSYSKVATGLLSLKIGAKKRIGYKKWYSWLTYNLAYSPIPKSKNGVALAIENRFQLISSFAEQIDYSITPKIYITEEEKQAVRKKMEASDLDFNKPIFMLNVLGSSEDKTYPLHYFAELTDTIVKHTPHAQLLFNYIPSQLESANAIYDKCKPETQQQIFFDLYGNSLREFIILTSFCTALIGNEGGAVNMAKAVNVPTFAIFSPWVRTETWAIEKEHTTNKAIHLKQFFPELFTDYKRKAFHKRQAELYKKFTPDLISPKLNSFLDNLK; translated from the coding sequence ATGAAAGTTTTAATCATCCAAAAGAAAATGATTGGAGATGTTTTAACAACATCTATTCTTTTTGAAGCTCTCAAAAAAGAGTTTCCTAAAGCACAACTTCATTACTTAGTGATGAAACATACAACTCCAGTAATAAAAAACAATCCTTTTATAGATAGAGTCTTTATTATAGATAATGATAAAGACTCATCTATTACCAAAATTTTAAAAACTGAAGGTTACGACATTATTGTTGACTCTTATTCTAAGGTTGCAACAGGACTCTTATCTTTAAAAATAGGCGCTAAAAAAAGAATTGGGTACAAAAAATGGTATTCTTGGTTAACCTATAATCTAGCCTATTCGCCTATACCTAAAAGTAAAAATGGTGTTGCACTGGCTATAGAAAATAGGTTTCAGCTTATTAGCTCTTTTGCTGAACAGATTGATTACTCAATAACCCCTAAGATCTATATAACAGAAGAGGAAAAGCAAGCCGTGCGAAAGAAAATGGAAGCTTCAGATTTAGACTTTAACAAACCTATCTTTATGCTTAACGTATTAGGTAGTTCTGAAGATAAAACTTATCCTTTACACTATTTTGCAGAGCTAACAGATACAATTGTAAAACACACACCACACGCACAATTACTGTTTAACTATATTCCTAGTCAGCTAGAAAGTGCGAATGCTATTTACGACAAGTGTAAGCCAGAAACACAACAACAAATATTTTTTGATTTGTATGGCAACAGCTTAAGAGAGTTTATAATTCTTACTTCTTTTTGCACAGCACTTATTGGGAATGAAGGTGGCGCAGTAAATATGGCCAAGGCAGTAAACGTGCCTACATTTGCAATATTTTCTCCTTGGGTTCGTACAGAGACTTGGGCAATAGAGAAAGAACACACTACTAATAAAGCCATACACTTAAAACAATTCTTCCCAGAATTATTTACAGATTATAAAAGGAAGGCTTTTCATAAAAGACAAGCAGAATTATACAAGAAATTTACACCAGATTTAATTTCACCTAAACTCAATTCATTTCTCGACAACCTTAAATAG